The DNA region ATAAAAATTTTAAGAGGGCCTACGGCGCTCTCATGCAAGCTCAAGTGGCCTTTGATTTAAAAGACACACATGGTGCCTATCACAACCTTCAAATGGCCATTAGTGACTTTAAAGACTCTCCTCTTGGGAAAGTATCTACTTTTTATTTCAATGTTTTGCAGTTTATCCACGACAAGCACACAAAAATTAGAAAAGAACTTCTTGTTGAATTCAAATCACTTGAACAGGAACTTCCTGATTACCTGGCCGACCATTGTCGTCTCTTTATTTTTCGTCTTGAGAAAATTTTGAAGATGAAAATATCTGTACTGGCAAATGACTTTAAAAATGAAACTCTTAGAGAAATTTATGAACTAGAAAAAAAACTTCCGGATTTGTTTTTTCACTCTTTTATTAGCTGGCCGATGAATATCCGTATTGATCTTTTAGATATCATCTACCCACATGCTAAACTTCTTGGACAAATTAAAAATAATTAAGAGCAAGTTTAACATAGAATGAGCCCAGATCAGTTTCAACAGGAATAACAAAGATCGGATGTCCACTTGGAAGTTGTGCCGTTTTATCGGTCACAGGAATGGCCATGTCTAAGTGAACACCAACTTGTTCGAGAGTCTTCTTGGTCTGCCCATAAACCATATTGGCCATCTCTCCTGCAAAGTCCTCATTTTGTGCATTAATTTTTTCGTAAAAAGTTCCTACAACTTTTTCATAGAGATTCAAATAAGTTTCCTCTGGAAAACTTAAAAGAAGAGAACCATTAAAAAATTGGGACTTAATAATTACTTTTCCACGAATGGCAATTTCTAGCTCTTCACCCTTTTTAATTAGCCTTGGTCTTTGCACTCTAAGAACACCAAAGGCATCTAGTTTTTCGAATGTCTTACGACATGACTTCATAAGAATCTCAACAAACTCTCGATCAAAAGAGCGTTTATTGCCCTCTAATTCCATCGGAACAAGTTTCTTTTTTACAATGCTTGAAAAGTCCTCGATCACCATAGGGTGAGAGTACATGAGAAACTCACTTTTAAGTTCATCAGGGATATTAATTTTTCTCACAAGATCAAAATCGACAAAACTTAAAAAGACGAATTCAGGTTTTTTAATATTCGATGTGAGAAGAGCACGAAAGAGTGTATTGATATTTTTCTCACCAAATGAATCTTCAATAATAATGGCCGTATAATTTTTCTCAGATAAATACTTTGTAGCAACAGAGCGAATCCCTGCAACATCAGCACGAACCTTACTCACTCTGACAAGACTTTCACGCAAATCAAAGGCCCAATCAGTGTTGAGAGATAAAATAAGAACGTTTCTGATAAATTCCAATCCGACTCCTACTTCTTCTGTTGCTCGCCCATGGCCGAGTTCATTTTTTCTATGGCGAGTAGCCTTTGCAATACAACTTCATTTAGTTTTAATTGCTCTTTTTTTTGAGTTTCGAGCATTGCTTTAATTTCATTTTTAAACTCTTCGTCTTTCTTCTCTCTTTGAACAAGGGCCTTGGATAAGACTTCTTCTTTCAAGGCCAAAAGCTTCTTTTCGATGAAGAGTTTATCTTCTTTAGTCAGACCTTCTTTTTTAGTTTTCAAATACTTGTCGAAGCCCTGCTCCAAGTTCTTTATTTTTTTTTCAACATTATCTCTCAAATGCTTGGACTGACCCTGCAAATAAGATTCGATGTGAGATAATCTCTCCACCTTACCCATGCCCGTATTGTCGGTTTGCTTATAGAGTTCTAGACCATAAACTCTTGAAATAACGAGAAAACTAACTAAAATATATTTCTTCAACATATCTCCATTTTACTTGGAAATTCAATACAAGCAATTAAGGTCTTTTTTCCTCTCTCGCTCAAGTGCTTTAAGCCGAACCATTATATGATCGTGGGCCAAGGCCTGATCAAAGATATAACTCTTCTCCCGCTCCTCTTTCTGAGGGTCCATGCCTTCACTATCGGGCTTAAACTCCAAGCGCTTTTCAAAACTGACGTTTGTAGGATGCGGCCTTGGATAAAATGGAATTATATTAAGGGCCATGGCCTTATTATGCCCCATTTTCCACAGCACACCTTCGACTTTTCAGATACTTGTCTTTTTTTATCAGAAGATATTTGCAGACTCGTCTCTTTTTATATAAATAAGGGCCATAAGTTTTTAAAAAATAAGAGTTTTCTATGAATCATGGGTCTTGGATAATTTTTCTTCTTTTCATCTTTGGGATAACATCATCTCCAGCTCTCGCTGTCGAAAAAAAGAAAAACCTCCTCACTGCAAAAGATTATGGTCAATATGAACCAATTAAATATCTTTTAACGAATCCTATGGGACAAGGAATCTTTGATAAGTTCCCACTCAAAAGAGTCACTAAAACTTCTTACTATCCAGTTAGGGCCATTGGTCGCGTAGGTAGTCAATGTAGCGGTGTCCTCATTGGCCCATCACAAGTTTTAACAGCAGCTCACTGTGTTTTTGATGTTGAAAAAAATGAGTGGATTGATGACCTGGCCTTTACTCCAGGACTCGATCGCCAATACCATCCTTTTCACACTATAGACTGGGTAAAAGTTCACATGCTTGGACTCTACGCCAAAAAGAAAATTCAAGACCTCGACTTCGCCGTGATCTATCTTAAAGAAGATATTGGTATAAAAACCGGATGGCTAAGTATCAATGATAGCCGCCTTACAAAGAAATCATTTAACGGAAGCCTCTTTGGTTACAATCTTTCACAAAATGATGAGCACAAGCACGAACTCGCAAGAACAAGTTGTCCTATGAGTGTTGTGAATATGACAGATCTTCGATTCCATTGTGATGTCGTCAAAGGTATGAGTGGCGCTCCGATTCAAAAGGGAAAAAAGATTATTGGAATGAGTCTCTATGCAGGAGATAAATTCAATGGTGGAATCCTTTTTAGAAATCACCACATCAAAACGATCAATAACTGGCTAAACGATATGGCCGATGAGTTTACCATCGACCACTACAATCTCTCTCCGACAAACTCTCCGGAGTTTGATCAGATTATTTTAGAAAATAATTGCGACTTCCCTGTCTCTGTTCACATGGCCTACGAGCCCCTAGGAGAGAGTGCGATTAAAACAATTCGCAATATCAATATTCCAAAGAAACAAAGACACATCGTTGGTAAAACAGTTGATAGAGATTTTTTCATTTATGCCTTTAGTAATAAGGACCCACTTGAAAAAGGACCTTGGCGCTGTGATGAATTTCAAGATGAATATGGTGACTGCATGAAAAAAGTCCAAATTAAGTCTGCCGGTTGGGGCAGTTGGATTCATT from Halobacteriovorax sp. GB3 includes:
- a CDS encoding chemotaxis protein CheX, which encodes MEFIRNVLILSLNTDWAFDLRESLVRVSKVRADVAGIRSVATKYLSEKNYTAIIIEDSFGEKNINTLFRALLTSNIKKPEFVFLSFVDFDLVRKINIPDELKSEFLMYSHPMVIEDFSSIVKKKLVPMELEGNKRSFDREFVEILMKSCRKTFEKLDAFGVLRVQRPRLIKKGEELEIAIRGKVIIKSQFFNGSLLLSFPEETYLNLYEKVVGTFYEKINAQNEDFAGEMANMVYGQTKKTLEQVGVHLDMAIPVTDKTAQLPSGHPIFVIPVETDLGSFYVKLALNYF
- a CDS encoding trypsin-like serine peptidase, producing the protein MNHGSWIIFLLFIFGITSSPALAVEKKKNLLTAKDYGQYEPIKYLLTNPMGQGIFDKFPLKRVTKTSYYPVRAIGRVGSQCSGVLIGPSQVLTAAHCVFDVEKNEWIDDLAFTPGLDRQYHPFHTIDWVKVHMLGLYAKKKIQDLDFAVIYLKEDIGIKTGWLSINDSRLTKKSFNGSLFGYNLSQNDEHKHELARTSCPMSVVNMTDLRFHCDVVKGMSGAPIQKGKKIIGMSLYAGDKFNGGILFRNHHIKTINNWLNDMADEFTIDHYNLSPTNSPEFDQIILENNCDFPVSVHMAYEPLGESAIKTIRNINIPKKQRHIVGKTVDRDFFIYAFSNKDPLEKGPWRCDEFQDEYGDCMKKVQIKSAGWGSWIHSISCQTK